In Phyllopteryx taeniolatus isolate TA_2022b chromosome 13, UOR_Ptae_1.2, whole genome shotgun sequence, the following are encoded in one genomic region:
- the oip5 gene encoding protein Mis18-beta: MEFNETLLIERDESGAELLEAGRWATLHCKQCNTVLADSLSVCGELTFLDSIMCLRVTSHVVVSNEMECGKKGLANCVFSPLMCGECCRAVGKVVHAAPPQLDAARSLFLLHKAHVTCYVLDSLSLVKASAVSFQMKPLVESISEVRCQFESLFDHMKSSLADGISVSSEWDN, encoded by the exons ATGGAGTTTAACGAGACCCTCCTCATCGAACGCGACGAGAGCGGTGCCGAGCTGCTGGAGGCCGGACGGTGGGCGACCCTTCACTGCAAGCAGTGCAACACGGTGCTGGCAGACTCCCTGTCTGTGTGCGGGGAGCTCACGTTCTTGGACTCCATCATGTGCCTCA GAGTAACCAGTCACGTGGTAGTGAGTAATGAAATggagtgtggaaaaaaaggtcTGGCTAACTG CGTCTTCAGCCCCCTAATGTGTGGGGAGTGTTGCCGCGCGGTGGGCAAAGTGGTGCACGCGGCGCCGCCACAACTGGACGCGGCGCgctccctcttcctcctccacaaGGCGCACGTCACGTG TTATGTGCTGGACAGCCTCTCCTTGGTGAAAGCGTCCGCCGTGTCCTTTCAGATGAAGCCACTCGTGGAAAGCATCAGTGAG GTGAGGTGCCAATTTGAATCGCTCTTTGATCACATGAAAAGCAGCCTGGCGGACGGCATCAGCGTCAGCAGCGAGTGGGATAACTGA